In Pseudobythopirellula maris, the genomic stretch TCGCCCGGGGCGAGACGCTCGTCGCGGTAGCGCAAACGGAGCCGCACCGGCTCGCCCGCCTCGTACAGCTTGCGGGTCGAGGCGAGCTCGACCCCCTCGCCGCCGGCCGTGAGTTTGCCGCGGGCCAGCTCGCGGATCGCCTGCACCCAGTAGCGGGCGAAGTAGGCGTCGCCCACCCGGTACCGCCAGCTCCAGGAGCTGTCGAACGCGTGCATCAGCACCCGCCCGGCGCCGTAGAACTGCGAGACGATCATCGGCGCCGCCTCGCCCGTGGCGAGCTTAGCCCGGGGGTGCACGGCCAGCACGCGGGCGGCGGGCTTCGGCGCGCCGACCTCGGCGTACCAGTACATCGGCGCCAAATTTCTCCAAACGCGTGATGACTGCTGCGGAGAATCGTCGAGCTGCATCGAGGCCGACAGCTCGCCGAGTTCCGTCGGCCGAACGACGAAGCCGGGGTCGGTCACGGCGCCGTCGTGCGCAAGCTCGGTGATCGACACCGGCGCGAGCGCGGCGAAGTCGGCCGAACGGCCGAACTCCCACGGCAGGTGCCGCGGCCCGGCGACCATCGCCAGCCCTCCCCCTTCGGCGCTGACGAAACGGGCGACCTCGGCCCAGATCGATCGCGGCAGCAGCGTGGGATCGAGGTCCACCAGCAGGATCACGTCGTACGAGTCGATCTCGTCGCGGCGGAGCGGGAACCGGCCGAGCGCCGTGAGGTCCGACTCGACGTACCCATAATCGGCCTCCTGCAAGAAAGTGCGCAGCTTGATCGTCTCGTCGCGCTCGAGCAGGTGCTTGAGGTAGCGATACTCGTAATTGGGGTAGCCGGCGGCCAGCAGCACGTTGATCGCGTCGTCGCGCACGCGAAGCGTGTGCGAGAGTTCGAGATCGGCGGCGTCGGCGGCCGCCAGCTTCTTGTCGTCGCCGCCGGCGAGCAGCTCGGCTCGGAGCGTGTAGCGTTGGACCCCCGCCTCGGTCGGGCGGTGCAGCAGCCGCACCGGCTTGGCGGCTTCGCCGGCGCCGATGGCGAGGGTCTCGTCGGCGAGCACACGCTCATCACCCTCGCGGCGGAGCGACACACGCACGCGCTCGCCCTCCAAGCCGCGGGTGTGGAGCGTCGCCCGGAAGCTCACCAGGTCGTCGACGAACGCCGCGTCGTCGGCCAGCAGCTCGGCGAGCCGCGCCTCGGGGGGCGCCTCGTCGCGGCCCAAGCCGACAAAGTAGAGCGGCGCCCCCGCCCGGCGGGCCGCCTCGGCGGCGTCGGCGAGCGAACGGCCGGCGGTGTTCTGCCCATCGGTCAGCACCAGCACGCCCTGCGGCGTGGCCCGATCGGCGGCCGACACGACCGCGGCGAGGGTCTCGCCGAGGCGCGTCGTCGCGGCGCGCGGCTCGCCGAGGCTGGCCAACCGGTCGGCCATGCCCGACGCTCCGCCGGTCAAGTCCGATTCATCCGCCAACGCTTCGCCCGTTCCCCCCTCGCCAACGAACGCCAAATCGATCTCGTAATCTTCGGCGATCGCGGCGAGCAGCGCCGCGTTGTCGCGGGTGAGCAGCTCGCGGGCCAACGCGTCGCGGGTGGGCGACGCGGCGCCCGCCGCGGGGCGGAAGGCCTCGGGCAGCTCGCCTTCGGCGTACGGGTCGGCGGTGGCCATGCTCTGCGAGCGGTCGAGCACGACCGCGAAGCGAGGCCTCCCGGTGCGGGCGCCCGACAATAGCGCCTCGCTGAGCATCGCCATGATCAGGAGCACGGTCGTCACACGCAGCAGGCCGAGCAGCGTGCGCATCGAACGGCCGGCGGGGGTCCGTTCGCGGCGGTAGCAATAAAACACCAGCGCCGCGGCGCCGGCGATGAACAGCACCGTCAGCCAAGGCGCCCAAGACCAAGTGGTCTCGAAACGCCAAGTGGCGGCCGTCTCAGCGGCCTGGGCGAGCAGCGGCGTTGTAAGAAGATTCGTCACGCCCGGGCCCTCCCAAAACGCTGCGCGAGCAGCGTCTCGAGGAGCACCAGCGCGAGCGCGATGTGCAGCATCCAGCGGTGCACGGCCCAACGGCCGAGAGTCGAGGCCTGGTCACCCGCCACGGTGTCGCCCCCCCGGCGCACGGTGACCGACCGCGGGAAGCGCTCGGCCGACGCCCGGCGGGGGTCGCTCTCACGCGGGTCGACGTTCACGGCGACTGTTCGCAGCGGCGCGGCGCCCCCTTCGGCGGTGAAGCGGTAAACGCCCGCCCGGTCGGCGCCGGCGTAGGTCCATTCCTCGGAGTCGGCCGGCACGTCGATCGTCTCGCCCCGTTGGTCGGGCCGGTCGACCTCGAGCCGCCTGGCGCCCGCTGCGGCGGCGACGGTGATCGGCTCGCCCACCAGCACGCCGCCCGACGCCGCCACGCCCGACGCCACGTAACGCAGCGTCTCGTGAACGAGCGGCAGGAAGCTCGGCCAGGCGGGCAGCGCCGTCCACGGCTCGCCGCCGGCCGGGTCGACCGACGCGAGCGACCCGTCGGTGGTGAACCAAGCGCAACGCCCGGCGCCGTGGTCGACGGTCACCAGCAAAGGGTCGCCGTTCTCGAGCGTGAGCGCGACACGCGCCGTCCCATGGTCCGCCCGTTTGTCCGCGGCGTGCGGCTCGATGGCGAGCGGGAAGTAGCGGCTCACCGGCGTGGTGAGCAGCCCCGCCGCCTCGCGGCCGCGGAACGGCGCGACGATCGGGTGGCCGTACTCGAGCGGGTCGACGCGGTACGACGCCCGGCTGACCGGTTCGCCGAGCGCGGCGGGCAGCAGTGGGCTAGATGGGTGATCGGCCGCAACGCTGAAAGAGGGTTGCTCCGATCGGCGGTCGCTGCCGAGCAACCGGAAGGGGTTGTCCCGCCCTGGACGCCACACGGCCGCCTCGAACGTGGAGCCGAACGTGCGGTTGTAACGCTCGGCGTCGACCCGGTCGCCCAAGAAGAAAATCACCCCGCCGCCGCCTCGGACGTAGCGTTCTAGTCGCGTTGTCTCGTCTTGGGTGAGCCTCGCGACGTTGCAGAAGAAGACCGCGTCGTACTCGGCAAAGTCCAGAGTCGCGAGCTCGGCGTCGGAGACGACCAGCGGCCGGAGAGCCGCGTCGCGCGAGCCGGTCGGGTTGAGGGCGTCGGCCACGTAGCGGGCGGCGTCCCTTCGGCCGGCCACGAGCAGCACCCGCACGTGGGGCCGCACGCCGACGACGAGGCGTCGCGAGTTGTCGATCGTCAGGGCGTCGGCGCCGAGCCGCACCTCCACCACCCGCTCGCCCGGCGTCTTGAACGTGTGAGAGAACTCGACCACGGTCGGCTGATCGGGCGCCAGCTGCAGCCGCTGCTCGTCGACCGGCAAGCCGTCGACCACCAGTTCGGCGACGACCGGTTCGTCGTTTTGCGCGGCAGCCGCGCCGAAGCGGCTCACCTCGGCCGTGATCCGCACCGGGCGGCTCGAGGTGGGCAACGGATCGGCGATCTCGACCCGCGAGACGGCCCGGTTGGGGGCTCCCGTGAGGCCGACGTCGACGACCGACACCGTGGCCAACTCGGCGAGAGAATCAACGACCGATCGCAAGCCGCCGGAAGCGACAGCGATCGTCGCTGCGTACGACGCGGGGGCGCCTTCTGCTGCCGCCGCCCCTTCGAGCGCCCCCCACGTGTTGGCGGCCAGATCGGTGTAAACAATCACCTCGGTCCGTTCGACGCGGCTGCCAACGGCGTCGGCCCGCTCGACGAGCCGCTCGGCGAGGCGGAGCGTCTCGGCCAAGTCGGCGACGCCGTCGGTCGGCTCGATGCGAGATATCGCCTCGACAACGCGCGACCGGTCGCCCGCCGGCTGGGCGAGCGGCGATTGCGAGGCCCCGCCGGCGACGATCACCGAGTGCAGATCGCCCCCGCGGCTGCCGCTGACGAGTTCGGTCGCCAGCCGCTTGGCGACGACGAGCCGGCTTGGCCCGTCGGGGCCTCCCTCGGCCAGGCGCATCGACGCCGAGGCGTCGAGCACCAGCACGCGGTGCGTCCGCACACCGACGTCGCCCAGCCCGGCGTCGAGGAACGGCTTGGCGGCGGCCAGCGTGATGAGCAGCAAGATCAGCGTGCGGATGGCGAGCAAGATCCACTGCTGCAACCGCAGCCGCTTGGCGTGGCGCTCGAGCGCAGCCTTGAGGAACCGGATCGCCGCCCACGGCGTCTCGCGGTGCGTCTGCCGCATCCAGAGGTGGATCACGATCGGCGCAGCGGCGGCCGCGACCCAGCCGAGGATGGCGAGGTTGGCGAAACCGAAGGCTAAGACGATTTGATTCACCACAGAGAGCACAGAGATCACGGAGACAGCGCTTCGATGCTAGTTGGCTAGCCGCACAATTCCGTCCTTCAAGAGTTTGACATTGAAATTGATAAGGAGGCCTATTGGTTTTTTCGCCAGCTTGAGATAGGAGAGCAGCTGGGCTTGATGGATGGCAGCGATGTGGTCCACCGATTTCAGTTCAACAATGATCCGGTCTTCGACCAAGAGGTCGATCCGATAACCTGCCTCCACCAAGTGCCCACGGTATCGCACAGGCAACTCAACTTGGCGCTGCGCCTTGATACCACGATCCAACAACTCGAATGCCAAGCAAGACTCGTAGGCGGATTCGAGCAGCCCTGGCCCGAGTTCACGATGCACCTGCATCGCAGCGTCGACGACATCCCCACTGATCTCGTTGGTGTTCCGTTGCGGCGCCAATCTAATTCTTTCTCTGTGTCCTCTGTGCTCTCTGTGGTGAATCCACTCACCGCACGCGCTGCTGGCGGCGGGCGAGGAACGCCGTCAGCGCTGCGTCCATCGGTTGGTCGGTCCTGAGCCGCACGTAGTCGGCGCCCTGGGCGCGGCAGCCGCTGGCCACCTGATCGAGAAACGCGCCAAACTCCGCCTGGTACGCCTCGCGCAGCCGGGCCGGCTCGACCAAGAGCTCGCCCAATTGCTCCAGGCCTTTGAACTTGGTGGGGTGCATGAACGGGAAGTCGAGCTCCGCCGGGTCGATCACGTGCATCACGATCACGTCGTGCCGGCGGTGGCGGAAATGCTTGAGTCCGGCGAGCAGGCTCTCCGGGTCGTCGAACAGGTCGCTCAGCACCACGACCACGCCACGCCGCGTGAGCCGCTCGGCCAGTTCGTGGAAGATCGGCCCGGCCGAGGTTTTCTCGACCGCCGAGGTCTCCTCCATCACGGCCAGCAGCGAATTGAGCTGCGACGGCGCGCTGCTCGGCCGGATGAGCCGGCGGACTTGGTCGTCGAACGTGGCGAGGCCGACCGCGTCTTGCTGGTGCAGGATCAAGTAAGCCAAAGCCGCCGCGGCGGTCTGGGCGTATTCGAGCTTCGAGAGCGGCGCGCCGCCCCCCTTGCCCGAGCCATCGGACGCCTCGCTGCGGTATTGCATGCTCTCCGAGATGTCGAGCACGAGGTAGCCGATGAGGTTGGTTTCCTCCTCGTACTGCTTGACGTAAACCTTGTCCGACTTGCCGTAGGCCCGCCAGTCGACGTAACGCAGGTCGTCGCCGGGGACGTACTCGCGGTGCTCGGCGAACTCGTTGCTGAACCCCTGGTACGGGCTGCGGTGCAGGCCGGAGACGTAGCCCTCGACGATCCGCTCGGCGCGCAGGCGGAGGCCCTTGAGCTTCGCCAAGGCGGCGGGGTCGAGCAGGCGTTGGGATTGATTAACCACAGAGGCACAGAGGGCACGGAGGATTACTGATCAGCTGTAAAGACAACGGCCCGTCCAGCCTGAGAAGCTCGCTGATAAAAACCGCGGAGTCCTTCGAAATTCTCCCAAAGGTATCCAAAGTCATCCTCTCCAAGCTCCACGTCATACTCGGCCGCGGGAATCATCTGATAGCGTCTTTTCAGTTCCTCTTGATCCAGATCCCTGAGTGCCATAGAGACATCCTTCACCTCGTCTGGTTTTGTAAGGCAGATGATGTAGTCTTCACCTTCGAATAGCCTCTCACCACCTAAGATCGTCAGTTTGAGAGGGTAGTCGCCACCGTCCCAATGGAGATTGCCATCGGTGAGGCAACGATGCAGCCCATCCCATGCTTTATCGGTGTCGTATGACCATTCGTCGTACTCTCCCCCCTCTTCAATCTCTTCAATAATTGCTGACCGATCCACATCGTTCGTCGCAGCAAGTAGCCGTTCCATAACTTCGCCCTCAACTGCAAAGTGAACGCCCAAACAACCCATTGCTACCTCCGTGCACTCTGTGCCTCTGTGGTTAAAACCAATCAAGCCGCCGCTTCGGCGGCGGTGGCGTCGACGAGGGTTTGGATCACGTCGTCCGCCGACACGCCGTCGGCCTCGGCGTTGAAGTTCGTCACGATGCGGTGCCGCAGGACCGGGGCGGCCAGGGCCTTCAGGTCGTCGAGCTCCACGCAGTGGCGGCCGGCGAGCGCCGCGCGGCTCTTGGCCGCGAGCACCAGGAACTGGCTGGCCCGCGGGCCGGCGCCCCAGCTCAGGTAGCGCTCGACCACTTCGGGCGCCGCGGCGGCGCCGACGCGGGTCTGACGCACGAGCTTGATTGCCCAGCTCGCCAGGTGGTCGGCGCACGGCACGCGGCGCACGAGCTCGCTCATCGACAAGATGTCTTCGGCCGTGAGGGTCGATTCGATGGCGTGCTGGGCGCCGGAGGTCGTCGCTTTGACGATCGCCAGCTCTTCGCTCTCGGTCGGGTAGTCGACCTTGACCATGAACATGAACCGGTCGAGCTGCGCCTCGGGGAGCGGGTAGGTCCCTTCCTGCTCGATCGGGTTCTGCGTCGCGAGAACGAAGAACGGGCTGGGCAGCTTGTGGCGCTCGCCGCCGACGGTGACCTGCTTCTCCTGCATCGCTTCGAGCAGTGCGGCCTGCGTTTTGGGCGGGGTGCGGTTGATCTCATCGGCCAGCACGATGTTGGCGAACACCGGCCCCGGCAGGAAGCGGAACTCGCGATGGCCTGTCGCCTTGTCCTCTTGGATCACCTCGGTGCCGGTGATGTCGGCCGGCATCAGGTCGGGGGTGAACTGCACCCGGCTGAAGTCGAGCGACAGCGCGTCGGCGAGCGAGTGGATTAGCAGTGTCTTGGCGAGCCCCGGCACGCCGACCAGCACGCAGTGCCCGCGTGCGAACAGGGCGACCAAGAGTTGCTCGACTACGGCGTCTTGGCCGACGATCACCTTGCCAAGCTCCGCGCGGAGCCGGCGGCTGGCGTCGCCGAGTTGCTGGATCGCTTCGATGTCGGAATCGGGGAGGGTCATGCGGGCGGTGAGGAGGTGAGAGGTGGAAGGCGAGAGGCGAGAGTGGGGAAAGCTGTCAGCGGTCAGCATTCAGCGGTAAGAATAGGAGCGGTAGGGCGCAGCCGGAAATAGCTGAGAGCTGACCGCTGAGAGCTGATCGCTCACACTTAAACGCGCCAGCCCCGCTTCGGGTTCCTTCCGCGGCGCCGGGTGGGGGCCCAAAACGTTGATTCCGTCCTTCCCGGCGACCACCAGCACCCTCTCGCCGCCGAGCGAGGCGGCGGAAACATTCGCCCCTTCGCCTCCCAGCGGCGTGAGATCGACCGGCTGCCGGGCGAGGCCGCCCGTGCGGGCGTCGAGCGTGTAGAGGGCGTCGCGGGTCGGCCAGAAGACTTCGCCGCCGGCCAGGCAGCCGCGGCCCATGCCGCGCAGGCCGGCGTGGTCGCTCTCGGGCCAGGCGTAGCGGCGGGCGCCGGTGAGCGCGTCGTGGCCCCGGACGCGGCGGCCGGACGTGACCAGCACTCCCCGATCGACGCCCAACAGTTCGCCCTCGGGATCGTCCTGCGGCGCCGACCAGAGCCGCGCGCCGCTGGGGGCGTCGAACGCCAAGAGCGAGGGCGAGTCACTCGGCAAGA encodes the following:
- a CDS encoding GxxExxY protein translates to MAPQRNTNEISGDVVDAAMQVHRELGPGLLESAYESCLAFELLDRGIKAQRQVELPVRYRGHLVEAGYRIDLLVEDRIIVELKSVDHIAAIHQAQLLSYLKLAKKPIGLLINFNVKLLKDGIVRLAN
- a CDS encoding AAA family ATPase → MTLPDSDIEAIQQLGDASRRLRAELGKVIVGQDAVVEQLLVALFARGHCVLVGVPGLAKTLLIHSLADALSLDFSRVQFTPDLMPADITGTEVIQEDKATGHREFRFLPGPVFANIVLADEINRTPPKTQAALLEAMQEKQVTVGGERHKLPSPFFVLATQNPIEQEGTYPLPEAQLDRFMFMVKVDYPTESEELAIVKATTSGAQHAIESTLTAEDILSMSELVRRVPCADHLASWAIKLVRQTRVGAAAAPEVVERYLSWGAGPRASQFLVLAAKSRAALAGRHCVELDDLKALAAPVLRHRIVTNFNAEADGVSADDVIQTLVDATAAEAAA
- a CDS encoding BatA domain-containing protein, with amino-acid sequence MNQIVLAFGFANLAILGWVAAAAAPIVIHLWMRQTHRETPWAAIRFLKAALERHAKRLRLQQWILLAIRTLILLLITLAAAKPFLDAGLGDVGVRTHRVLVLDASASMRLAEGGPDGPSRLVVAKRLATELVSGSRGGDLHSVIVAGGASQSPLAQPAGDRSRVVEAISRIEPTDGVADLAETLRLAERLVERADAVGSRVERTEVIVYTDLAANTWGALEGAAAAEGAPASYAATIAVASGGLRSVVDSLAELATVSVVDVGLTGAPNRAVSRVEIADPLPTSSRPVRITAEVSRFGAAAAQNDEPVVAELVVDGLPVDEQRLQLAPDQPTVVEFSHTFKTPGERVVEVRLGADALTIDNSRRLVVGVRPHVRVLLVAGRRDAARYVADALNPTGSRDAALRPLVVSDAELATLDFAEYDAVFFCNVARLTQDETTRLERYVRGGGGVIFFLGDRVDAERYNRTFGSTFEAAVWRPGRDNPFRLLGSDRRSEQPSFSVAADHPSSPLLPAALGEPVSRASYRVDPLEYGHPIVAPFRGREAAGLLTTPVSRYFPLAIEPHAADKRADHGTARVALTLENGDPLLVTVDHGAGRCAWFTTDGSLASVDPAGGEPWTALPAWPSFLPLVHETLRYVASGVAASGGVLVGEPITVAAAAGARRLEVDRPDQRGETIDVPADSEEWTYAGADRAGVYRFTAEGGAAPLRTVAVNVDPRESDPRRASAERFPRSVTVRRGGDTVAGDQASTLGRWAVHRWMLHIALALVLLETLLAQRFGRARA
- a CDS encoding DUF58 domain-containing protein; the protein is MVNQSQRLLDPAALAKLKGLRLRAERIVEGYVSGLHRSPYQGFSNEFAEHREYVPGDDLRYVDWRAYGKSDKVYVKQYEEETNLIGYLVLDISESMQYRSEASDGSGKGGGAPLSKLEYAQTAAAALAYLILHQQDAVGLATFDDQVRRLIRPSSAPSQLNSLLAVMEETSAVEKTSAGPIFHELAERLTRRGVVVVLSDLFDDPESLLAGLKHFRHRRHDVIVMHVIDPAELDFPFMHPTKFKGLEQLGELLVEPARLREAYQAEFGAFLDQVASGCRAQGADYVRLRTDQPMDAALTAFLARRQQRVR
- a CDS encoding YfbM family protein — encoded protein: MGCLGVHFAVEGEVMERLLAATNDVDRSAIIEEIEEGGEYDEWSYDTDKAWDGLHRCLTDGNLHWDGGDYPLKLTILGGERLFEGEDYIICLTKPDEVKDVSMALRDLDQEELKRRYQMIPAAEYDVELGEDDFGYLWENFEGLRGFYQRASQAGRAVVFTADQ